A single window of Nicotiana sylvestris chromosome 3, ASM39365v2, whole genome shotgun sequence DNA harbors:
- the LOC138887085 gene encoding uncharacterized protein, translating into MVTKHPFTSQSVAKVFMDTIFKLHGLPESIVSDREAIFLSSFWYELFSIHGVQLHTSSAYHPQSAQTKVLNRCLETYLSCFCNDKTTDWPAPLHLPYLPGESASADVDNTLLNRKLKLQLLKYHLMRAQLRMKQQANSHRSERQFEVEKWIIRKVGSTPYTLLFLSLVKIRPTIHVSLLKKCYEVPAQISYPPIIDIASPHCPYPESILQRRMVKKGNKAVAHVLVKWSGLSADHPTWEYFTVLKKRFPTLVFVVKDLLQEEY; encoded by the exons ATGGTCACTAAACATCCTTTTACAAGTCAATCTGTAGCTAAGGTGTTCATGGACACTATATTCAAATTACATGGTCTTCCAGAATCAATTGTTAGTGATAGAGAAGCAATTTTTCTGAGTTCTTTCTGGTATGAACTCTTTTCCATACATGGTGTACAGCTGCATACTTCTTCAGCTTACCATCCTCAATCTGCTCAGACTAAGGTTCTGAATAGGTGTTTAGAAAcctatttgagttgcttttgcaATGATAAAACTACTGACTG GCCAGCTCCTCTACATTTGCCTTACTTACCAGGTGAATCTGCATCAGCTGATGTTGATAACACATTGTTGAACAGAAAACTCAAATTGCAACTACTGAAATATCACCTAATGAGGGCCCAACTCAGAATGAAGCAACAAGCTAACTCTCATAGGAGTGAAAGACAATTTGAAGTGGAAAAATGG ATCATAAGAAAGGTGGGATCAACACCCTAcactcttctttttctttctttagtaAAGATACGTCCTACTATACATGTGTCCTTATTGAAGAAGTGTTATGAGGTACCTGCTCAGATTTCATACCCTCCTATCATTGATATTGCTAGCCCCCATTGCCCCTACCCTGAATCTATTCTGCAAAGAAGGATGGTGAAGAAGGGTAATAAAGCAGTTGCACATGTTCTAGTCAAATGGTCAGGCCTATCAGCAGATCATCCTACTTGGGAATACTTTACCGTGCTCAAGAAAAGATTTCCAACTTTGGTCTTTGTGGTCAAGGATCTTCTACAGGAGGAGTATTGA